One window of Mesorhizobium sp. PAMC28654 genomic DNA carries:
- the narJ gene encoding nitrate reductase molybdenum cofactor assembly chaperone, with translation MTVPRSNRTFKALSALLAYPTKNLSSAIPEITAAIEAEGLISVEAREQLRPLLADLGTLDLYDLQERYVELFDKTRRHSLHLFEHIHGESRDRGQAMVDLLEHYQRGGLLIAANELPDFIPLFLEFLSACPLEEARGLLKETAHIFSLLEERLAKRTGGYAAVFTAALSIINETAVIADTVEINDEPDDLASIDAAWEETAVTFGPGNATDGCSVDRLRIQMRAANRDARHNLA, from the coding sequence ATGACGGTGCCGCGCTCGAACAGGACGTTTAAGGCGCTTTCGGCGCTCCTAGCCTATCCGACGAAGAACCTTTCCTCGGCAATCCCGGAAATTACCGCGGCGATCGAGGCCGAGGGGCTGATATCGGTCGAAGCAAGGGAGCAACTGCGCCCTCTGCTTGCCGATCTGGGCACACTGGATCTGTACGATCTCCAAGAGCGCTATGTGGAGTTGTTCGACAAGACGCGTCGCCACTCGCTGCATCTCTTCGAGCACATCCACGGCGAAAGCCGTGACCGTGGACAGGCGATGGTCGATCTGCTCGAGCACTATCAACGCGGCGGACTTCTTATCGCGGCAAACGAGTTGCCCGATTTCATCCCGCTTTTCCTTGAGTTTCTGTCCGCTTGCCCGCTCGAGGAGGCGCGTGGCCTGCTCAAGGAAACCGCCCATATCTTCTCGCTGCTTGAGGAAAGGTTGGCCAAGCGAACCGGAGGTTATGCCGCCGTGTTCACGGCCGCGCTCTCGATCATAAACGAAACCGCTGTGATCGCCGACACGGTCGAGATCAATGACGAGCCCGACGACCTGGCTTCCATCGATGCCGCCTGGGAAGAAACTGCCGTCACTTTCGGCCCAGGAAATGCGACCGACGGCTGTTCCGTCGATCGGCTGAGAATCCAGATGCGCGCGGCGAACCGCGACGCGCGGCATAATTTGGCCTGA
- the narH gene encoding nitrate reductase subunit beta — translation MKIRAQIAMVLNLDKCIGCHTCSVTCKNVWTNREGVEYAWFNNVETKPGVGYPKEWENQKKWNGGWRRKKNGRIEPKMGAKWRILANIFANPDLPEIDDYYEPFTFDYEHLHTAKESKAFPTARPRSAITGERMEKIEWGPNWEEILGGEFEKRSKDVNFEGVQKDIYGQFENTFMMYLPRLCEHCLNPTCAAVCPSGAIYKREEDGIVLIDQDKCRGWRMCVSGCPYKKIYYNWSSGKSEKCIFCYPRIEAGQPTVCSETCVGRIRYLGVILYDADRIEAAASTPDEKDLYQAQLDVFLDPNDPAVIAQARADGIPDNWLEAAKLSPVWKMAMEWKIAFPLHPEYRTLPMVWYVPPLSPIQSAAAAGKMGVDGDMPDVRSLRIPLQYLANLLTAGKEEPVALALERMLAMRSYMRAKTIDGRLDESIAARVGLTGTAIDEMYKVMAIANYEDRFVIPTAHREWSEDAQDMRGSCGFSFGNGCSGGSTETNLFGTKQTKRPTNPMEIA, via the coding sequence CGGCTATCCCAAGGAGTGGGAGAACCAGAAGAAATGGAATGGCGGCTGGCGGCGCAAGAAGAACGGCCGCATCGAGCCGAAGATGGGCGCCAAATGGCGCATCCTTGCCAACATCTTCGCCAACCCCGACCTGCCGGAGATCGACGACTACTATGAGCCGTTCACGTTCGATTACGAGCATCTGCACACGGCGAAGGAATCGAAGGCGTTCCCCACGGCCCGCCCGCGTTCGGCGATCACCGGCGAGCGGATGGAAAAGATTGAATGGGGACCGAACTGGGAGGAGATCCTCGGCGGCGAGTTCGAGAAGCGTTCGAAGGACGTGAATTTCGAGGGTGTCCAGAAGGATATCTATGGTCAGTTCGAAAACACCTTCATGATGTATCTGCCGCGATTGTGCGAGCACTGCCTCAACCCGACCTGCGCGGCGGTATGCCCATCGGGAGCGATCTATAAACGCGAGGAGGACGGTATCGTCCTGATCGACCAGGACAAATGCCGTGGCTGGCGCATGTGCGTCTCTGGCTGCCCCTACAAGAAGATCTACTACAACTGGTCGTCGGGAAAATCGGAGAAGTGCATCTTCTGCTACCCCCGCATCGAGGCGGGGCAGCCGACGGTCTGTTCGGAAACCTGCGTCGGGCGTATCCGCTATCTCGGCGTGATCCTCTACGACGCGGACCGTATCGAGGCGGCCGCCAGCACTCCGGATGAGAAAGATCTCTATCAGGCGCAGCTCGACGTTTTCCTCGATCCGAACGACCCAGCCGTTATCGCCCAGGCTCGCGCTGACGGGATACCCGACAACTGGCTGGAAGCGGCGAAACTGTCGCCCGTCTGGAAGATGGCGATGGAGTGGAAAATCGCCTTCCCGCTGCACCCGGAATACCGCACCTTGCCGATGGTCTGGTACGTGCCGCCGCTTTCGCCCATCCAATCAGCGGCCGCGGCAGGCAAAATGGGCGTCGACGGCGACATGCCCGATGTGCGCAGCCTGCGCATCCCGCTCCAGTATCTCGCCAATCTGCTCACCGCGGGCAAGGAGGAGCCTGTCGCTCTTGCACTCGAACGCATGCTCGCGATGCGCAGCTATATGCGGGCGAAGACGATCGACGGCCGCCTCGACGAGTCGATTGCGGCGCGGGTCGGGCTGACGGGCACGGCCATCGACGAAATGTACAAGGTCATGGCGATCGCGAACTACGAGGACCGGTTCGTCATCCCGACGGCACACCGCGAATGGAGCGAGGACGCCCAGGACATGCGCGGCTCCTGCGGCTTCTCGTTCGGAAACGGCTGCTCGGGCGGCTCCACGGAGACGAACCTCTTTGGCACCAAGCAGACCAAGCGACCAACCAACCCGATGGAGATCGCGTGA